A window from Rubidibacter lacunae KORDI 51-2 encodes these proteins:
- a CDS encoding DUF350 domain-containing protein, with the protein MVEVLWQTVLVPMLDVLARVAATIGWTAVGVVLLYGGVRLYDYLDPIDYSAEIRKGNLAAGLKLSALVLGLTAIIIAVLIT; encoded by the coding sequence ATGGTGGAGGTACTTTGGCAAACGGTATTAGTGCCCATGCTCGACGTCCTCGCACGCGTTGCAGCCACCATCGGCTGGACTGCGGTCGGTGTAGTTCTACTCTACGGAGGCGTTCGCCTTTATGACTATCTCGACCCCATCGATTACAGTGCCGAGATTCGCAAAGGCAACCTTGCTGCCGGACTCAAGCTATCCGCTCTCGTGCTCGGTCTGACCGCCATTATCATCGCAGTATTGATTACTTAG